A stretch of the Haloplanus aerogenes genome encodes the following:
- a CDS encoding RuBisCO large subunit C-terminal-like domain-containing protein, with protein MTVDISVAYEVIPAKGHDLAEIGNKIAQEQSVGGYEWSFDRHFDVAPYRAQVRDLYDHPASERGSIMISFPADNIVPELPHLLNYVAGDVFGSQYVSQIRIRDIEFPQSFLAKFPGPQFGIDGIRERAGVRTDRPLLGMIIKPSLGLEPKRIGKLVRCAIKPDDGLRGVDVIKEDEKLVDPAYCRFEARLDEVVDALRWMQTETDRTALYVVNVTGREEAFAEYVERNDIDDVLDRFVCLQTVISNGFGQMQQLADSDQFDTPLYAHRAGHAAYTRTSHGISMRVIEKLSRLAGADFGHCGAVVGSHERPRESVIRNKDALVNDRSGWADVPRTFPVISGGVNPMNIYDNMHRITYDEFETDLLFMIGSGIYAQSGGSLDGIARGIAANRQAIQAAIDGHSVEDVLGTYGSKYARMREWIEQEDASDR; from the coding sequence ATGACAGTAGACATCTCGGTCGCGTACGAGGTCATCCCTGCGAAAGGACACGACCTGGCCGAAATCGGAAACAAGATCGCTCAGGAGCAGTCGGTCGGTGGGTACGAGTGGTCGTTCGACCGTCACTTCGACGTCGCTCCCTATCGCGCGCAGGTTCGTGACCTGTACGACCATCCAGCGTCCGAACGGGGATCGATCATGATCAGTTTCCCCGCCGACAACATCGTCCCCGAACTCCCACACCTGTTGAACTACGTGGCAGGGGACGTCTTCGGGAGCCAGTACGTCTCCCAGATTCGGATCCGTGATATCGAATTTCCCCAGTCGTTTCTCGCCAAATTTCCCGGGCCGCAGTTCGGGATCGACGGCATCCGCGAGCGCGCGGGTGTCCGTACAGATCGGCCGCTCCTCGGGATGATCATCAAGCCGTCGCTCGGTCTCGAACCGAAACGCATCGGGAAGTTGGTTCGGTGCGCGATCAAACCCGACGACGGCCTCCGTGGGGTGGACGTGATCAAAGAAGACGAGAAACTCGTCGACCCCGCGTACTGCCGATTCGAAGCGCGCCTCGACGAAGTCGTCGACGCGCTACGCTGGATGCAAACGGAGACCGACCGGACGGCACTGTACGTCGTCAACGTGACTGGGCGCGAGGAGGCGTTCGCGGAGTACGTCGAGCGCAACGATATCGACGACGTACTCGACCGATTCGTCTGCCTCCAGACGGTGATCTCCAACGGGTTCGGCCAGATGCAACAACTGGCCGACAGCGACCAGTTCGACACGCCGTTGTACGCACATCGCGCTGGCCACGCCGCGTATACACGGACGAGCCACGGCATCTCGATGCGGGTCATCGAGAAGCTCTCCCGACTCGCAGGCGCGGATTTCGGTCACTGTGGGGCCGTCGTCGGCAGCCACGAGCGCCCCCGCGAGAGTGTGATCCGAAACAAGGACGCACTGGTCAACGATCGCTCCGGATGGGCGGACGTTCCCCGCACCTTTCCAGTCATCTCCGGTGGCGTCAATCCGATGAACATCTACGACAACATGCACCGGATCACCTACGACGAATTCGAGACGGATCTCCTGTTCATGATCGGATCCGGAATCTACGCCCAGAGCGGGGGTTCCTTGGACGGCATCGCCCGCGGCATCGCGGCCAATCGACAGGCGATTCAGGCTGCGATCGACGGCCACAGCGTCGAGGACGTCCTCGGCACGTACGGGTCGAAGTACGCCAGAATGCGCGAGTGGATCGAACAGGAGGACGCCAGCGACCGGTAA
- a CDS encoding 3-hydroxyacyl-CoA dehydrogenase family protein, whose protein sequence is MRGFDQIDTVGVVGAGTMGSGIAQVAATAGYDVVMRDIEDDLVADGFDRIDDSLSRFVEKEQLSREEADAAVDRITGTTDLADLADCDYVIEAAVENMDIKQDIFADLDEAVDDDVILATNTSTLSITTIASATARPELVVGLHFMNPAPIMEGLELVVGERTSDDVVECSHTLAEDFGKTTWESDDKPGFVVNRVLMPWINEGIRAYDEGVASKADMDAGLKLGTNVPMGPLELADHIGLDVCLDASQTLAEELGDRYKPPYLLKRKVDAGDLGRKTGRGFYEYE, encoded by the coding sequence ATGCGAGGATTCGATCAGATCGACACCGTCGGGGTCGTCGGCGCCGGCACGATGGGCAGCGGAATCGCACAGGTGGCCGCCACCGCCGGCTACGACGTGGTGATGCGCGACATCGAGGACGACCTCGTCGCCGACGGCTTCGACCGCATCGACGACAGCCTCTCGCGGTTCGTCGAGAAGGAACAACTCTCCCGAGAGGAGGCCGACGCCGCGGTGGATCGCATCACCGGCACGACCGACCTCGCCGACCTCGCGGACTGCGACTACGTCATCGAGGCCGCGGTCGAGAACATGGACATCAAACAGGACATCTTCGCGGATCTCGACGAGGCCGTCGACGACGACGTGATCCTCGCAACCAACACCTCCACGCTCTCCATCACGACCATCGCGTCGGCGACGGCGCGACCGGAACTCGTCGTGGGCCTGCACTTCATGAACCCCGCGCCGATCATGGAGGGCCTCGAACTCGTCGTGGGCGAGAGGACGAGTGACGATGTGGTCGAATGTTCCCACACGCTCGCCGAGGACTTCGGCAAGACGACGTGGGAGTCCGACGACAAACCCGGCTTCGTCGTCAACCGTGTGCTGATGCCGTGGATCAACGAGGGCATCCGCGCCTACGACGAGGGCGTCGCCAGCAAGGCCGACATGGACGCCGGGCTGAAGTTGGGCACGAACGTCCCGATGGGGCCGCTCGAACTCGCGGACCACATCGGTCTCGACGTGTGTCTCGACGCCAGCCAGACGCTCGCGGAGGAACTCGGCGACCGCTACAAACCTCCGTACCTGCTCAAGCGGAAGGTCGACGCCGGTGACCTCGGCCGCAAGACGGGGCGTGGCTTCTACGAGTACGAGTAG
- a CDS encoding competence/damage-inducible protein A, protein MDVAILTVGDEVLAGDTENTNATWLARRLTDAGVTVTRILTVPDDRDVIRETVDEWRSTFDAVVVTGGLGGTHDDVTVDAIADAFDRDLVVDPTVREDVVETVAAYRDRNPDLVEAHDLDLDVDAWAALPAGSRPLVNPEGLCPGCVVENVYVFPGVPAEMQALFDLVAGEFGGDAVSTTLYTPQPEGSMVEDIAGLRERFDVTVGSYPSTETRNRIKLTGTDAAEVARAADWLRERIDIVDDP, encoded by the coding sequence ATGGACGTCGCTATCCTCACCGTCGGCGACGAGGTACTCGCAGGCGATACCGAGAACACGAACGCGACGTGGCTGGCGAGACGGCTCACCGACGCCGGCGTGACCGTCACCCGCATCCTCACCGTCCCCGACGACCGCGACGTGATCCGTGAGACCGTCGACGAGTGGCGCTCGACGTTCGACGCCGTCGTCGTCACCGGCGGCCTCGGCGGTACTCACGACGACGTGACCGTCGACGCCATCGCGGACGCCTTCGACCGCGACCTCGTCGTCGATCCGACCGTCCGCGAGGACGTGGTCGAAACCGTGGCGGCCTACCGGGACCGGAACCCCGACCTCGTCGAGGCCCACGACCTCGACCTCGACGTGGATGCGTGGGCGGCGCTGCCGGCGGGGAGCCGACCGCTGGTCAATCCGGAAGGGCTGTGTCCCGGCTGTGTCGTCGAGAACGTCTACGTCTTCCCCGGCGTCCCCGCGGAGATGCAGGCGCTGTTCGACCTCGTCGCGGGCGAGTTCGGTGGCGACGCCGTCTCGACCACACTCTACACTCCACAGCCCGAGGGGTCGATGGTCGAGGACATCGCCGGCCTCCGCGAGCGCTTCGACGTGACGGTCGGCAGCTATCCGAGTACGGAGACGCGCAACCGGATCAAACTGACCGGGACGGACGCCGCCGAGGTGGCACGGGCGGCCGACTGGCTCCGCGAGCGGATCGACATCGTCGACGACCCCTGA
- a CDS encoding ABC transporter ATP-binding protein, producing MIEVEDLRKTYGDFPAVVGSSFDVDRGEIFGIVGPNGAGKTTTLKMIAGLVEPSAGSATVAGFDASDPEMRRSLGFLPEESPLYEDMTARSYLDFFADLYDVPDHEATERIEGTLDRLELDHRERRLGDVSKGMKRKVAIARSLVNDPDVLIYDEPASGLDPLTTNYVLEFVRELRDAGKTVLFSAHNLYHVESVCDRVAIMNRGEIVARGTVPEIRDEYGTTEYRVFTSVPLDDTEPEGDRHVVEVADMDAVEEVRDRAATAGGEVADIRTREPSLEDIFLDLAADAEPDPRGGS from the coding sequence ATGATCGAGGTCGAAGACCTCCGCAAGACCTACGGCGACTTTCCCGCGGTCGTCGGCAGTTCGTTCGACGTGGACCGCGGCGAGATCTTCGGCATCGTCGGCCCCAACGGCGCGGGCAAGACGACGACGCTGAAGATGATCGCCGGCCTCGTCGAACCCTCCGCGGGGTCGGCCACCGTCGCCGGCTTCGACGCCAGCGATCCCGAGATGCGCCGGTCGCTCGGCTTTCTGCCCGAGGAATCGCCGCTCTACGAGGACATGACCGCCCGGTCGTATCTCGACTTCTTCGCCGACCTCTACGACGTGCCGGATCACGAGGCGACGGAGCGCATCGAGGGGACGCTCGACCGCCTCGAACTCGACCACCGCGAACGCCGTCTCGGCGACGTGTCCAAGGGGATGAAACGCAAGGTGGCCATCGCCCGATCGCTGGTCAACGATCCCGACGTGCTGATCTACGACGAACCCGCGAGCGGCCTCGACCCGCTGACCACCAACTACGTTCTGGAGTTCGTCCGCGAACTCCGCGACGCGGGCAAGACCGTCCTCTTCAGCGCGCACAACCTCTATCACGTCGAGTCGGTCTGTGACCGCGTCGCCATCATGAACCGGGGCGAGATCGTCGCTCGCGGCACCGTTCCCGAGATTCGCGACGAGTACGGCACCACCGAGTACCGCGTGTTCACCTCCGTGCCCCTCGACGACACGGAACCGGAAGGCGACCGCCACGTCGTCGAAGTGGCCGATATGGACGCTGTGGAGGAGGTGCGCGACCGGGCGGCCACGGCGGGCGGCGAGGTGGCCGACATCCGCACGCGCGAACCGAGCCTCGAAGATATCTTTCTGGATCTGGCGGCCGACGCCGAACCCGACCCGAGAGGTGGGTCGTGA
- a CDS encoding ABC transporter permease family protein has product MSGPRARLQRAIDDARSGLRSVARIARWETSRSAGVVDRQTAILGLVALLLAGAVGGAAMATGGVALDRDVYRIGVADDSPYYEVVQESPALAARPLDIDRLGRGVEVVVRNDRFYVANSQKARAALSTFRNAVRGHNLAEMREERNESAAFPVVVTLRYAEQTPDEAVTAGSDTDGGSGGDGGGAGTGGAGDGDGSGAGVGAGSGSGGVGAGGGSGGVGAGGSTGDGPLGVPGFGTGGLLGGGGSSGSPADISPPFPFGALVLAFVFFIPMNFVIQPYGSSILNERINRRGELLLVAPVSPSAIVAGKTLPYLALLVGITTLVALAIGGGPVSIAAVAPIATLYLAATFVGGMFARSFKELTFVTVSISVFLTSYAFVPAIFTNVTPIALISPLTLVVHDLQGTGVTAVQYAFSTGPFYVGSAVLFLLGVGVYREEDMFTQRAVPLKFLDALNSRISRRRSVAVLSALSIPFVFIAELLAIAVLFVLPVEVSIPLLLVAVATVEEVAKSVHLYAGFRGPFAGRRGWKTALALGALSGLGFFLGEKLTAIVQFVGLPDLTLGRAAFTSAGIAATPTVGLLLLLAPLALHATTTSIASLGATRDRASYLAALVPAIAVHAAYNLAVVSTLG; this is encoded by the coding sequence ATGAGTGGTCCACGGGCACGCCTCCAGCGAGCCATCGACGACGCCCGGTCGGGTCTCCGGTCGGTCGCCCGCATCGCCCGCTGGGAGACGAGTCGGAGCGCCGGCGTCGTCGACCGCCAGACGGCCATCCTCGGTCTCGTCGCCCTCCTCCTCGCCGGCGCCGTCGGCGGCGCCGCGATGGCGACCGGCGGCGTCGCCCTCGACCGCGACGTGTACCGTATTGGCGTCGCGGACGACAGCCCCTACTACGAAGTCGTGCAGGAGAGTCCCGCCCTCGCCGCACGACCGCTGGATATCGACCGCCTCGGACGCGGTGTCGAGGTCGTGGTCCGGAACGACCGTTTCTACGTCGCCAACTCGCAGAAAGCGCGGGCCGCGCTGTCGACGTTCCGGAACGCCGTCCGCGGACACAACCTCGCCGAGATGCGCGAAGAGCGCAACGAGTCGGCCGCGTTCCCGGTCGTCGTGACCCTTCGATACGCCGAGCAGACGCCGGACGAGGCCGTCACGGCCGGGAGCGACACAGATGGGGGCAGTGGTGGCGACGGCGGCGGGGCGGGAACCGGCGGCGCCGGTGACGGCGACGGTAGTGGGGCAGGCGTCGGCGCCGGGAGCGGATCCGGTGGCGTCGGCGCCGGGGGCGGATCCGGTGGTGTCGGAGCCGGCGGATCGACCGGCGACGGCCCCCTCGGCGTCCCCGGATTCGGTACGGGAGGCCTCCTCGGTGGTGGCGGGTCGTCCGGGTCGCCAGCCGACATCTCCCCACCCTTTCCCTTCGGCGCGCTCGTCCTCGCCTTCGTCTTCTTCATCCCCATGAACTTCGTCATCCAGCCCTACGGCAGTAGCATCCTCAACGAACGGATCAACCGGCGGGGCGAACTGCTGTTGGTCGCGCCCGTCTCCCCGTCGGCCATCGTCGCCGGCAAGACCCTGCCCTACCTCGCGCTCCTCGTCGGCATCACGACCCTCGTCGCCCTCGCCATCGGCGGCGGGCCGGTCAGTATCGCCGCTGTCGCCCCCATCGCGACGCTGTATCTCGCCGCCACCTTCGTCGGCGGCATGTTCGCCCGCTCCTTCAAGGAACTCACGTTCGTCACCGTCTCCATCTCCGTCTTCCTCACCTCCTACGCGTTCGTCCCGGCCATCTTCACGAACGTGACGCCCATCGCGCTCATCTCGCCGCTGACGCTCGTGGTTCACGACCTGCAGGGGACGGGCGTGACGGCCGTGCAGTACGCCTTCTCGACCGGCCCCTTCTACGTCGGGTCCGCCGTCCTCTTTCTCCTCGGCGTCGGCGTCTACCGCGAGGAGGATATGTTCACCCAGCGCGCGGTGCCGCTGAAGTTCCTCGACGCGCTCAACAGCCGGATCAGCCGTCGGCGCTCCGTGGCCGTCCTGAGCGCGCTCTCGATTCCCTTCGTCTTCATCGCAGAACTCCTCGCCATCGCCGTCCTCTTCGTCCTGCCCGTCGAGGTGTCGATCCCACTCTTGCTGGTCGCCGTCGCGACGGTGGAGGAAGTCGCCAAGAGCGTCCACCTCTACGCGGGGTTCCGCGGCCCGTTCGCCGGCCGGCGCGGCTGGAAGACGGCGCTCGCCCTCGGCGCGCTCTCGGGGCTCGGCTTCTTCCTCGGCGAGAAACTCACCGCTATCGTCCAGTTCGTCGGCCTCCCGGACCTCACGCTCGGCCGCGCGGCCTTCACCTCCGCGGGCATCGCGGCGACGCCGACGGTCGGCCTCCTCCTCTTACTCGCACCGCTCGCCCTCCACGCGACGACGACGAGCATCGCGTCGCTCGGGGCGACCCGTGACCGCGCCTCCTATCTGGCCGCGCTCGTCCCCGCCATCGCCGTCCACGCGGCCTACAACCTCGCGGTGGTGAGTACCCTTGGCTGA
- a CDS encoding ABC transporter permease: MAEPRLTIARRELATLRSEKTIVLALLIQLFIAAFSSFLVVGLVSLYDPGSVEGYEATVGVTGDASDDLLRVVDDQASMAGVAYDSQAAARAAFERGEVDAVLLADRRAGRVFVTATAPDGNVRTTIIVVQLREALSTFERVERDQRSSYLSATPLGLPPRSGSTPYYGFSYTVLLPLLCFLPVFISGSITVDSVTEEFERGTLELLRVAPVSTVDIVDGKVWAAAALAPAQAGLWLALLGFNGTTVRHPLAVLLVVAALSLLVVTLGATIALLAPDRRAAQFLYSVSVLVAFGGTTLLPLNPVNTVARLAVDSVGATYPLLVGGYLVLGVGAYVLLRQAVPRIGLAD, from the coding sequence TTGGCTGAGCCACGCCTCACCATCGCCCGGCGAGAACTGGCGACGCTGCGGTCCGAGAAGACCATCGTCCTCGCCCTGCTGATCCAACTCTTTATCGCCGCGTTCTCCTCCTTCCTCGTCGTCGGCCTCGTCTCGCTGTACGATCCGGGGAGCGTCGAGGGGTACGAGGCGACGGTCGGGGTGACCGGCGACGCGAGCGACGACCTCCTGCGTGTCGTCGACGATCAGGCGTCAATGGCGGGCGTGGCCTACGACTCGCAGGCGGCGGCCCGGGCGGCGTTCGAGCGCGGCGAGGTGGACGCCGTCCTCCTCGCGGATCGGCGGGCTGGACGGGTGTTCGTGACAGCGACAGCGCCGGACGGCAACGTGCGGACGACGATCATCGTCGTCCAGTTACGCGAGGCGCTGTCGACGTTCGAGCGGGTGGAGCGCGACCAGCGGTCGAGCTACCTCTCCGCGACGCCACTCGGCCTCCCGCCGCGGAGCGGATCGACGCCCTACTACGGGTTCAGCTACACCGTCCTCCTCCCCCTCCTCTGCTTCCTCCCCGTCTTCATCAGCGGGTCGATCACTGTCGACTCGGTGACCGAGGAGTTCGAACGCGGCACGCTCGAACTCCTCCGGGTTGCGCCCGTCTCGACGGTCGACATCGTCGACGGCAAGGTGTGGGCGGCGGCGGCGCTGGCGCCGGCGCAGGCCGGCCTGTGGCTCGCTCTCCTCGGATTCAACGGGACAACCGTCCGCCACCCCCTCGCCGTGTTGCTGGTGGTCGCGGCGCTCTCCCTCCTCGTCGTGACCCTCGGCGCGACCATCGCCCTACTCGCTCCCGACCGCCGCGCCGCGCAGTTCCTCTACTCGGTGAGCGTCCTCGTCGCCTTCGGCGGGACGACGCTCCTGCCGCTGAATCCCGTCAACACCGTCGCCCGTCTCGCCGTCGACAGCGTCGGCGCAACGTACCCGCTGCTCGTCGGGGGGTATCTCGTCCTCGGCGTCGGAGCCTACGTCCTGCTCCGGCAGGCGGTTCCGCGGATCGGACTGGCCGACTGA
- a CDS encoding DUF5798 family protein has translation MGLGSTAKKLQQIADMAEDVYARLNQLREQVNETRKTVDETKDRVDQVDRELAEQRALIEALAEKQGVDVEAITAEVHVVDAEAVAGERGEESEGADESTSS, from the coding sequence ATGGGTCTCGGAAGCACGGCGAAGAAACTCCAACAGATCGCCGACATGGCCGAAGACGTGTACGCACGCCTGAACCAGCTTCGCGAACAGGTCAACGAGACGCGAAAGACCGTCGACGAGACGAAAGACCGCGTCGACCAGGTCGACCGCGAACTGGCCGAACAGCGAGCGCTCATCGAGGCACTCGCGGAGAAACAGGGTGTCGACGTCGAGGCGATCACCGCCGAAGTCCACGTCGTCGACGCCGAGGCCGTGGCGGGGGAACGCGGTGAGGAGAGTGAAGGCGCCGACGAGTCGACGAGCAGTTAG
- a CDS encoding CoA-binding protein: protein MTDATDEEIRELLDVETIAVIGCSATPGKAAHDVPAYLQRQGYDIIPVNPNRDEVLGRTAVDSLDDVSGHVDLVDVFRPSEEVSRIVDAALKRHQRHDDLDGIWLQRGIRDDAAAARARDAGLIVVQDRCLKVEHGRLG, encoded by the coding sequence ATGACCGACGCCACCGACGAGGAGATTCGCGAGTTGCTGGACGTCGAAACCATCGCCGTCATCGGGTGTTCGGCCACGCCGGGGAAGGCGGCCCACGACGTGCCCGCCTACCTCCAGCGACAGGGGTACGACATCATCCCGGTGAATCCGAATCGCGACGAGGTGCTGGGGCGGACGGCGGTCGATAGCCTCGACGACGTGTCCGGGCACGTCGATCTGGTGGACGTCTTCCGGCCCAGCGAAGAAGTGAGTCGCATCGTCGACGCCGCGCTCAAGCGACACCAGCGCCACGACGATCTCGACGGCATCTGGCTCCAGCGTGGCATCCGCGACGACGCGGCGGCCGCCCGCGCCCGCGACGCCGGCCTGATCGTCGTGCAGGACCGGTGCCTCAAGGTCGAACACGGCCGGTTAGGCTAA
- a CDS encoding RAD55 family ATPase — protein sequence MYDLGPPLDVEVEQGSNLLLSGPALTGKKQLAFDILAEGIRDGEGAIVVSNTDGAKRVFEAFDERVDYADRPVAVVDCVTRQQGVSEARDDAQVRYTSSPVDMTGVGIKFSELLEEFYERQAVRRNRVFLDSLSTLLMYSDLQTVFRFLHVFTGRVQSVDGLGLYAIDSTAHDDKTMNTLKQLFDGVIETHEDGEPTANLPGV from the coding sequence ATGTATGACCTTGGCCCGCCGCTGGATGTCGAGGTCGAGCAGGGGTCGAACCTGCTGCTCTCCGGCCCTGCACTCACCGGTAAGAAGCAACTGGCCTTCGATATTCTGGCGGAGGGCATTCGCGACGGCGAGGGTGCCATCGTCGTCAGCAACACCGACGGCGCCAAGCGGGTGTTCGAAGCGTTCGACGAGCGAGTCGACTACGCCGACCGGCCCGTCGCTGTCGTCGACTGCGTGACCCGACAGCAGGGCGTGAGCGAGGCCCGAGACGACGCGCAGGTCCGCTACACCTCGTCGCCGGTCGATATGACCGGCGTCGGGATCAAGTTCTCCGAACTGTTAGAGGAGTTCTACGAGCGCCAGGCCGTCAGGCGCAACCGCGTGTTCCTGGACTCGCTGTCGACGCTCCTGATGTACTCCGACCTCCAGACCGTCTTTCGATTCCTGCACGTGTTCACGGGACGGGTCCAGAGCGTCGACGGCCTCGGCCTCTACGCCATCGACTCGACCGCCCACGACGACAAGACGATGAACACGCTCAAGCAGTTGTTCGACGGCGTCATCGAGACGCACGAGGACGGGGAACCGACGGCGAACCTGCCCGGCGTCTAA
- a CDS encoding ATP-binding protein has protein sequence MTSAPVEAEINVLLVESAGRNALELGPQLVDADATLTIRTVTTLDAARQAVHDDVIDCVVCRHDPPTIDGVENALVHNDDPDPTLRIEAGVDDDWTDIRLHDDARGIPDDEWQVITGEAEITQLTHSSGLGLWLVRWVIDSYRGEVRRRRTADGTTIELHLRPVAAEQRQLDDVA, from the coding sequence ATGACGTCCGCCCCAGTCGAGGCCGAAATCAACGTCCTGCTGGTCGAATCGGCTGGGAGGAACGCGCTGGAACTCGGTCCGCAACTCGTCGACGCCGACGCGACGCTGACGATTCGTACGGTGACCACTCTCGATGCGGCCCGCCAAGCCGTCCACGACGACGTGATCGACTGCGTCGTCTGCCGCCACGATCCGCCGACGATCGACGGCGTCGAGAACGCCCTCGTCCACAACGACGATCCGGACCCGACGCTCCGGATCGAGGCGGGGGTCGATGACGACTGGACCGACATCCGACTTCACGACGACGCCCGCGGCATCCCGGACGACGAGTGGCAGGTCATCACGGGCGAGGCGGAGATCACACAACTGACCCACAGCAGCGGCCTCGGCCTCTGGCTGGTTCGCTGGGTGATCGACTCGTACAGGGGCGAGGTTCGTCGACGGCGGACCGCGGACGGGACGACGATCGAACTCCATCTCCGTCCGGTAGCGGCCGAACAGCGACAACTCGACGACGTCGCGTGA
- a CDS encoding response regulator: MVTAQPTVLLVDDEKDVVDVYALAFTDGKYTVLKAYSGEEALELVADADVVLLDRRMPGLSGQEVLDEIRSRGLDVRVAMVTAVDPDFDITDMEFDTYLIKPVSDEELRETVDELLMLAEYDERIRERFSVAEKLALLETEKTERELAVSDEYQSLQERASELDAVASETIGDMSPETFERALSGLIDDGDANDDGTP, encoded by the coding sequence ATGGTAACAGCGCAGCCGACCGTGCTCCTCGTCGATGACGAGAAAGACGTCGTCGACGTCTATGCGCTCGCATTTACTGACGGCAAGTACACCGTACTGAAAGCGTACAGCGGCGAGGAGGCACTGGAGTTGGTAGCCGACGCCGATGTCGTCCTGCTCGACCGTCGGATGCCGGGGCTGTCCGGGCAGGAAGTGCTCGACGAAATCAGGAGCCGGGGGCTGGACGTGCGGGTGGCGATGGTGACGGCCGTCGACCCTGACTTCGACATTACCGACATGGAGTTCGACACCTACCTGATCAAACCGGTGAGCGACGAGGAACTCCGGGAGACGGTCGACGAACTCCTCATGCTGGCGGAGTACGACGAACGGATCCGCGAGCGGTTCTCCGTCGCGGAGAAACTCGCGCTCCTCGAAACCGAGAAGACCGAACGGGAACTCGCCGTGAGCGACGAGTACCAATCCCTGCAGGAGCGCGCGTCGGAACTGGATGCGGTGGCGTCGGAGACGATCGGTGATATGTCGCCCGAGACGTTCGAGCGGGCGCTGTCGGGGCTCATCGACGACGGCGACGCCAACGACGACGGAACGCCCTGA
- a CDS encoding RNA polymerase Rpb4 family protein — MTIFKEKLDEEFVTISEVKDLLAEVEAERAADVDREMRYELARAIEHANTFAVLDADESRELVEELLELEQVDNVAAFKIADLLPQDRDELRSVFAHGRYSLDGDELDEILNVVAKYA; from the coding sequence ATGACGATATTCAAAGAGAAGCTCGACGAGGAGTTCGTCACCATCTCGGAGGTCAAAGACCTCCTCGCCGAGGTCGAAGCCGAACGCGCCGCCGACGTCGACCGCGAGATGCGGTACGAACTCGCGCGGGCCATCGAGCACGCCAACACGTTCGCCGTCCTCGACGCCGACGAGTCGCGCGAACTCGTCGAGGAACTGCTCGAACTCGAGCAGGTCGACAACGTGGCCGCGTTCAAGATCGCGGATCTGCTCCCGCAGGACCGGGACGAACTCCGTTCGGTGTTCGCCCACGGTCGCTACTCGCTCGACGGCGACGAACTCGACGAAATTCTGAACGTCGTCGCGAAGTACGCCTGA
- a CDS encoding 50S ribosomal protein L21e, with amino-acid sequence MPSSNGPLQGTRGKLSNDPRERGASPPQRAIQEYETGQKVHLKIDPSVSEGRFHPRFNGHTGTVVGTQGRAFKVEINDGGKDKTLITRPAHLKAQQ; translated from the coding sequence ATGCCGAGTTCGAACGGACCGCTGCAGGGGACGCGCGGCAAGCTCTCGAACGACCCGCGAGAGCGTGGCGCCTCCCCGCCCCAGCGCGCGATTCAGGAGTACGAGACCGGTCAGAAAGTTCACCTCAAGATCGACCCCAGCGTCTCCGAGGGCCGGTTCCATCCCCGTTTCAACGGACACACCGGAACCGTCGTCGGGACCCAGGGTCGTGCGTTCAAGGTCGAGATCAACGACGGCGGCAAGGACAAGACGCTCATCACGCGCCCGGCACACCTCAAGGCCCAGCAGTAG
- a CDS encoding elongation factor 1-beta: MGKVAAKMKVMPQSPEIDLDDLQERLEASLPEGAKINGFERDEVAFGLVALLPTVIVPDDAGGTEAVEESFSGVDGVESVAVENVGRI; encoded by the coding sequence ATGGGGAAAGTCGCCGCCAAGATGAAGGTCATGCCGCAGAGCCCCGAAATCGACCTCGACGACCTGCAGGAGCGACTCGAAGCCTCGCTCCCCGAGGGCGCGAAGATCAACGGGTTCGAGCGCGACGAAGTCGCGTTCGGACTGGTCGCCCTCCTGCCGACGGTCATCGTCCCCGACGACGCGGGCGGTACCGAGGCCGTCGAGGAGTCGTTCTCCGGCGTCGACGGCGTCGAGAGCGTCGCCGTCGAGAACGTCGGCCGGATCTAA
- a CDS encoding HVO_2753 family zinc finger protein: protein MSQTEGKQERQCVSCGINISGMSAAAFKCPDCGHQIYRCAKCRKQSNLYECPDCGFRGP, encoded by the coding sequence ATGAGCCAGACGGAAGGAAAACAGGAGCGCCAGTGTGTCTCCTGTGGCATCAACATCTCCGGGATGAGCGCCGCCGCGTTCAAGTGCCCGGACTGCGGCCACCAGATCTATCGCTGTGCGAAGTGCCGCAAGCAGAGCAACCTCTACGAGTGTCCCGACTGCGGGTTCCGGGGGCCGTAA